One Streptomyces fagopyri DNA window includes the following coding sequences:
- a CDS encoding ATP-binding protein: protein MTAPSPSGERPTLRATAPAPLLTAALAALAVVGAVATVPNSARVPVAWVTGTAAVLLCAAVVVATRAARTAQLARRRLDTVSQDADRLLQERARQAEEFHQERTRLAEESARDRTRAADAAARERTLLTEDFDAERQRLGADIAEEQRRSAELAADRTRVAEQLRQATSDRAAAISATANAAGRMQALSTAMLADLRAMEEKHSDEEVLADLLHLDHRTAQAGRLADSVAVLAGARSGRRWARPIVMESILRGAMGRIGGYQRVRMHSSSDAAVAGHAAEGVMHALAELLDNAANFSPPTAEVHVYVEEVPAGVIVSVEDSGLVMGDVQLRRAERAVAGDGAELGGLTGTRLGLAVVGRLARKHGLKVSFRPSARGGTGVLVLIPQDLLSQPQASAPTAPRTEPAAMPSPAPAPTAPVPAEDRSAPAEDPTPTEDRPAAEPAPQASYAAARAAGDLDPDPVPTHDSPRHADAGPASGSLPKRRRGRTLADAERGRARVTDQAADPEPRATDSKVTAARFSSFRQAVRGTAPDQAAVQGTVPDDSVRAPAYTPENAVRDEQAVRDTNPPHPEGDTTS from the coding sequence ATGACCGCGCCCAGCCCCTCCGGCGAACGACCCACCCTCCGCGCCACAGCGCCCGCGCCCCTGCTCACCGCCGCTCTGGCGGCACTCGCGGTGGTCGGCGCGGTGGCGACCGTACCGAACTCCGCACGGGTGCCCGTCGCATGGGTCACCGGGACGGCCGCCGTGCTGCTCTGCGCGGCCGTCGTGGTCGCCACCCGGGCCGCCAGGACCGCGCAACTCGCACGCCGCCGCCTCGACACCGTGAGCCAGGACGCCGACCGGCTCCTCCAGGAACGGGCGCGCCAGGCCGAGGAGTTCCACCAGGAACGGACCCGCCTCGCGGAGGAGTCCGCCCGCGACCGGACCCGGGCGGCCGACGCCGCGGCCCGCGAACGCACGCTTCTCACCGAGGACTTCGACGCCGAACGGCAGCGGCTCGGCGCCGACATCGCCGAGGAGCAGCGGCGGTCGGCCGAACTCGCCGCGGACAGGACGCGCGTCGCCGAGCAGCTCCGGCAGGCCACGAGCGACCGCGCCGCCGCGATCTCGGCCACCGCCAACGCGGCCGGCCGCATGCAGGCCCTCTCCACGGCCATGCTCGCCGACCTGCGCGCCATGGAGGAGAAACACTCCGACGAGGAGGTCCTCGCCGACCTCCTGCACCTCGACCACCGCACCGCGCAGGCCGGCCGGCTCGCCGACTCCGTCGCCGTCCTCGCGGGCGCCCGCTCCGGCCGCCGCTGGGCACGGCCCATCGTCATGGAGTCGATCCTGCGCGGCGCCATGGGGCGCATCGGCGGCTACCAGCGGGTGCGCATGCACTCCTCCAGCGACGCCGCCGTCGCCGGACACGCCGCCGAGGGCGTCATGCACGCGCTCGCCGAACTCCTCGACAACGCGGCGAATTTCTCGCCGCCGACCGCCGAGGTCCATGTGTACGTCGAGGAGGTCCCGGCCGGGGTCATCGTCTCCGTCGAGGACAGCGGACTCGTCATGGGCGACGTCCAGCTGCGCCGCGCCGAGCGCGCCGTCGCCGGAGACGGCGCCGAACTCGGCGGCCTCACCGGTACCCGGCTCGGTCTCGCGGTGGTCGGCCGGCTCGCCCGCAAGCACGGCCTGAAGGTCTCCTTCCGGCCCTCCGCGCGCGGCGGCACCGGCGTCCTGGTCCTCATCCCCCAGGACCTGCTGTCCCAGCCGCAGGCGTCCGCGCCGACGGCGCCCCGGACCGAGCCCGCGGCGATGCCCTCCCCGGCACCCGCCCCCACCGCCCCCGTACCCGCCGAGGACCGGTCCGCCCCGGCCGAGGACCCCACCCCCACCGAGGACCGTCCCGCCGCCGAGCCGGCGCCCCAGGCGTCGTACGCCGCCGCCCGCGCCGCCGGGGACCTCGACCCGGACCCGGTCCCCACCCACGACTCTCCCCGGCACGCGGACGCCGGGCCCGCCTCCGGCAGCCTGCCCAAGCGCCGTCGCGGCCGCACCCTCGCGGACGCCGAGCGCGGCCGCGCCCGCGTCACCGACCAGGCCGCCGACCCCGAACCCCGCGCCACCGACTCCAAGGTCACCGCCGCCCGGTTCAGCAGCTTCCGCCAGGCCGTCCGCGGCACGGCACCGGACCAGGCCGCGGTCCAGGGAACCGTGCCCGACGACTCCGTACGCGCCCCGGCGTACACCCCCGAGAACGCCGTACGCGACGAACAGGCCGTACGGGACACCAACCCCCCGCACCCGGAAGGCGACACCACTTCATGA
- a CDS encoding FAD-binding and (Fe-S)-binding domain-containing protein — protein sequence MTDLGERGPAEFRELRAALRARLAGHVRGEVSFDATARALNSMDASNYRRVPLGVVAPRDSDDVAAVLSVCRALAVPVVARGGGTSIAGQATGTGVVLDFTRHMNRVVALDPGAGTAVVEPGVVLDRLQEAAAPHGLRFGPDPSTHSRCTLGGMIGNNACGSHSVAWGTTADSVRELSVLTARGEVRTLGRDWRGAPPGLRALVEAELARLRIGFPDLPRRISGYALDALLPERGADVARSFCGSEGTLGILTEAVVGLVEAPRATALAVLGYADEGAAAEAAAGLLPLGPLTVEGMAADLVPPGAGLPRGGAWLFVETGGADAGEARARGEAIVRAADALDAAVVTDPAGQRALWRLREDASGTATRMPGDGGEAWPGWEDCAVPPARLGAYLRDFRGLLAAHGLRGTPYGHFGDGCVHVRIDFDLLTSEGIGRFRDFSRELAELVVSHGGSLSGEHGDGQARAELLPLMYGPELVGLFERAKDLWDPDGLLNPGMLVRPHRLDENLRFAVLPREPVDVTFGYPADGGDFSAAVRRCVGVAKCRTTTPADTGVMCPSFRVTGEEEHSTRGRARLLHEMLAGEVVTGGWRSTEVRDALDLCLSCKGCRSDCPVGVDMATYKAEFLHHHYAGRRRPAVHYALGRLPVWLGLVARTRTAGLLNALSSLRPLAAVAKRLAGIAPERKIPRLAPETFSRWWQRRFKDRVRRMLREGVHGGGGTGVEGYGVGGNGVDGNGAAPAEVAFLWPDTFTEHLSPSVGRAAVRVLEAAGVEVMLTPTVAMRKLGSPARSAGKGRGGGKGQAGGTEGTGGRRAGRDGRKGVPGTVAGVPGVGGAPDGPAPWAVGRAGRVCCGLTYVSTGQLDLARAVMRRTLDLMGVFLDPDVHPRPPAVVVLEPSCAAALRTDLPELLHDDPRAARLASAVLTFAEALERLAPDWSPPALDRPVVGQTHCHQHAVLGDAADRRLRAAAGLTGSLVGGCCGLAGDFGFEKGHYGVSVSCAEEQLLPAVAAAGDDTVLLADGYSCRTQLEQLTGRGGRHLAEVLAEALDGPGRGADRGHGHENGEMS from the coding sequence ATGACGGATCTTGGCGAGCGGGGACCGGCGGAGTTTCGGGAACTACGGGCCGCACTGCGTGCCCGGCTCGCCGGGCACGTGCGCGGCGAGGTCTCCTTCGACGCCACCGCACGTGCGCTGAACAGCATGGACGCGTCCAACTACCGGCGCGTCCCGCTCGGTGTGGTGGCCCCGCGTGACAGCGACGACGTGGCGGCCGTGCTGTCCGTGTGCCGCGCGCTCGCGGTGCCGGTCGTCGCGCGCGGCGGCGGCACCTCGATCGCCGGCCAGGCCACCGGCACCGGTGTCGTCCTCGACTTCACCCGGCACATGAACCGCGTCGTCGCGCTGGACCCCGGGGCGGGCACCGCCGTCGTGGAGCCCGGCGTCGTCCTGGACCGCCTCCAGGAGGCCGCCGCCCCGCACGGCCTGCGCTTCGGCCCCGACCCCTCCACCCACAGCCGCTGCACCCTGGGCGGAATGATCGGGAACAACGCGTGCGGGTCGCACTCGGTGGCCTGGGGCACGACCGCGGACAGCGTGCGCGAGCTGTCGGTGCTCACCGCCCGGGGGGAGGTCCGCACGCTCGGCCGGGACTGGCGCGGCGCCCCGCCCGGCCTCCGCGCCCTGGTGGAAGCCGAGTTGGCCCGGCTGCGCATCGGCTTCCCGGATCTGCCCCGCCGTATCTCCGGCTACGCGCTGGACGCCCTGCTCCCCGAGAGGGGCGCGGACGTCGCCCGCTCCTTCTGCGGATCCGAGGGCACGCTGGGCATCCTGACCGAAGCGGTCGTTGGACTGGTCGAGGCGCCGCGGGCGACGGCGCTGGCCGTCCTCGGGTACGCGGACGAGGGCGCGGCGGCGGAGGCCGCCGCCGGGCTGCTGCCGCTCGGGCCGCTCACCGTGGAGGGGATGGCCGCGGACCTCGTACCGCCCGGCGCGGGACTGCCGCGGGGCGGGGCCTGGCTGTTCGTCGAGACGGGAGGCGCCGACGCCGGGGAGGCCCGCGCGCGCGGCGAAGCGATCGTGCGCGCCGCCGACGCCCTCGACGCCGCCGTGGTCACCGACCCGGCCGGACAGCGCGCCCTGTGGCGACTGCGCGAGGACGCGAGCGGCACGGCGACCCGGATGCCCGGCGACGGGGGAGAGGCGTGGCCCGGCTGGGAGGACTGCGCGGTGCCGCCGGCCCGGCTCGGGGCCTATCTGCGCGACTTCCGGGGCCTGTTGGCGGCCCACGGGCTGCGCGGGACACCGTACGGACACTTCGGGGACGGCTGCGTCCACGTCCGCATCGACTTCGACCTGCTGACGAGTGAGGGGATCGGGCGCTTCCGCGACTTCTCGCGGGAACTGGCCGAACTGGTGGTCTCGCACGGGGGTTCACTGTCCGGCGAGCACGGCGACGGGCAGGCCCGTGCCGAGCTGCTGCCCCTCATGTACGGCCCCGAACTGGTGGGCCTCTTCGAGCGGGCGAAGGACCTCTGGGACCCGGACGGCCTGCTCAACCCCGGAATGCTGGTGCGGCCGCACCGGCTGGACGAAAACCTGCGGTTCGCGGTGCTGCCGCGCGAGCCGGTGGACGTGACGTTCGGATATCCGGCGGACGGCGGGGACTTCTCCGCGGCGGTGCGCCGGTGCGTGGGGGTCGCCAAGTGCCGTACGACGACGCCCGCGGACACGGGTGTCATGTGCCCGTCGTTCCGGGTGACGGGCGAGGAGGAGCACTCCACCCGGGGACGGGCCCGGCTGCTGCACGAGATGCTCGCGGGCGAGGTGGTCACCGGCGGATGGCGGTCGACGGAGGTCCGTGACGCGCTGGACCTGTGCCTGTCCTGCAAGGGCTGCCGCTCGGACTGCCCGGTCGGCGTCGACATGGCCACGTACAAGGCGGAGTTCCTGCACCACCACTACGCGGGGCGGCGCCGCCCCGCGGTGCACTACGCCCTGGGACGGCTGCCCGTGTGGCTCGGACTGGTCGCCCGGACCAGGACCGCCGGGCTCCTCAACGCCCTGTCCTCGCTGCGGCCGCTCGCCGCGGTGGCCAAGCGGCTGGCCGGGATCGCCCCCGAGCGGAAGATCCCGCGCCTGGCGCCCGAGACGTTCAGCCGGTGGTGGCAGCGGCGGTTCAAGGACCGGGTGCGGCGGATGTTGCGCGAGGGGGTGCACGGGGGCGGTGGGACCGGCGTCGAGGGGTACGGCGTCGGTGGGAACGGCGTCGACGGGAACGGTGCCGCCCCGGCCGAGGTGGCCTTCCTGTGGCCGGACACCTTCACGGAGCACCTCTCGCCCTCGGTGGGGCGGGCGGCCGTACGGGTGCTGGAGGCGGCCGGTGTGGAGGTGATGCTCACGCCGACGGTGGCGATGCGGAAGCTGGGGAGTCCGGCGAGGAGCGCCGGGAAGGGGAGGGGCGGCGGGAAAGGTCAGGCCGGCGGGACGGAGGGGACGGGCGGCAGGAGGGCCGGGAGGGACGGCAGGAAAGGGGTGCCCGGGACGGTGGCCGGGGTGCCGGGCGTGGGCGGCGCGCCGGACGGACCGGCGCCGTGGGCGGTGGGCCGCGCGGGCCGCGTCTGCTGCGGTCTGACCTATGTCTCCACGGGCCAGCTCGACCTCGCCCGCGCGGTGATGCGCCGCACCCTCGACCTGATGGGGGTCTTCCTGGATCCGGACGTCCACCCGCGGCCCCCCGCCGTCGTCGTCCTCGAACCGAGCTGTGCCGCCGCGCTGCGCACGGACCTCCCGGAGCTCCTCCACGACGACCCGCGCGCGGCGCGCCTGGCCTCGGCGGTGCTGACGTTCGCCGAGGCACTGGAACGGCTGGCACCGGACTGGTCGCCGCCCGCGCTGGACCGCCCCGTCGTCGGCCAGACCCACTGCCACCAGCACGCCGTCCTCGGCGACGCGGCCGACCGCCGGCTGCGCGCCGCGGCGGGACTGACCGGCTCCCTCGTGGGCGGCTGCTGCGGCCTCGCGGGCGATTTCGGCTTCGAGAAGGGCCACTACGGCGTGTCCGTGTCCTGTGCGGAGGAACAGCTCCTCCCGGCGGTGGCGGCGGCGGGCGACGACACGGTGCTCCTCGCGGACGGCTACTCCTGCCGCACCCAGCTGGAGCAGCTGACGGGCCGCGGGGGAAGGCACCTGGCGGAGGTGCTGGCGGAGGCGCTCGACGGCCCCGGCCGAGGGGCGGACCGCGGCCACGGGCACGAGAATGGCGAAATGTCCTGA
- a CDS encoding lipid II:glycine glycyltransferase FemX, whose amino-acid sequence MRLRLQVITREEHLAFVATRASVSHMQVPSWGEVKPDWRAESLGWFDGERLVGVGLVLLRPLPKVRRYLAYLPEGPVVDWYAADLVERWLDPMLAYLKGRGAFSVKMGPPVVVRRWSADAVKAAIADPAARRLGDVAPTAYEPAAAGVAERLRKGGWRQAEAGAEDGFAAGQPRYVCQVPFGGRPLEDIHSGLNQQWRRNIKKADRAGVKVVRGGYEDLPVFYGLYAETAARDRFVPRPLPYFQRMWTALTAEDPDRMRLYLAHHDGDVLAAATMLTVGTHVWYSYGASTSRRREVQPNNAIQWRMMSDAHELGAAVYDFRGITDTLEESDHLLGLLRFKAGAGGEAVEYLGEWDFPLNRVLHRALNLYMSRR is encoded by the coding sequence ATGAGGCTCCGCCTGCAGGTCATCACCCGTGAAGAGCATCTGGCGTTCGTCGCGACGCGGGCCTCGGTCAGCCATATGCAGGTGCCGTCCTGGGGCGAGGTGAAGCCGGACTGGCGGGCGGAGAGCCTCGGGTGGTTCGACGGGGAGCGGCTCGTCGGGGTGGGGCTGGTGCTGCTGCGGCCGCTGCCGAAGGTGCGGCGGTACCTCGCCTACCTCCCGGAGGGACCGGTCGTCGACTGGTACGCGGCCGATCTCGTGGAGCGCTGGCTCGACCCGATGCTCGCGTATCTGAAGGGGCGGGGCGCGTTCTCGGTGAAGATGGGGCCGCCCGTGGTCGTACGCCGGTGGAGCGCCGACGCCGTCAAGGCGGCGATCGCCGACCCGGCGGCGCGCCGGCTCGGGGACGTGGCGCCGACGGCGTACGAGCCGGCCGCCGCCGGGGTCGCCGAGCGGCTGCGGAAAGGGGGCTGGCGGCAGGCCGAGGCGGGCGCGGAGGACGGGTTCGCGGCCGGTCAGCCGCGCTACGTCTGCCAGGTCCCTTTCGGCGGAAGGCCGCTGGAGGACATCCACAGCGGCCTCAACCAGCAGTGGCGACGCAACATCAAGAAGGCCGACAGGGCCGGTGTGAAGGTCGTGCGCGGCGGTTACGAGGACCTGCCCGTCTTCTACGGGCTCTACGCCGAGACCGCCGCGCGCGACCGCTTCGTCCCCCGCCCGCTGCCGTACTTCCAGCGCATGTGGACCGCTCTGACCGCCGAGGACCCGGACCGCATGCGGCTCTATCTCGCGCACCACGACGGCGACGTCCTCGCCGCGGCCACGATGCTGACGGTCGGCACCCACGTCTGGTACTCCTACGGCGCCTCCACCAGCCGCAGGCGCGAGGTCCAGCCCAACAACGCCATCCAGTGGCGCATGATGTCCGACGCCCACGAACTGGGCGCCGCCGTCTATGACTTCCGCGGCATCACCGACACCCTGGAGGAGTCCGACCATCTCCTCGGCCTGCTCCGCTTCAAGGCCGGCGCGGGCGGCGAGGCCGTCGAGTACCTCGGCGAGTGGGACTTCCCGCTCAACCGTGTGCTCCACCGCGCCCTCAACCTGTACATGTCCCGCCGCTGA
- a CDS encoding EamA family transporter, with amino-acid sequence MNTPSAVPSSPASVTPVAPVMAPLPGTGGGSPARRGGLGPVGLVLAGGVSVQFGGALAVTLMPRTGALGVVTLRLLVAAIVLMVICRPKVRGHSRADWLTVVLFGLTMAAMNGLFYQSVARIPLGPAVTLEVLGPLVLSVVASRRALNLLWAGLALGGVFLLGGGGFGSLDGAGVAFALSAGAMWAAYIVFSARTGRRFPQADGLALAMVVAAVAFLPLGIAESGTRLLDPTTAALGAAVAVLSSVLPYTLELLALRRLPASTFAILMSLEPAVAATAGFLVLHQALSATEALAIALVIAASMGAVRTQVGRGRAKDAG; translated from the coding sequence GTGAACACCCCCAGCGCCGTCCCGTCCTCCCCGGCGTCCGTGACCCCGGTCGCCCCGGTGATGGCACCCCTGCCCGGAACGGGCGGCGGCTCCCCGGCCCGGCGCGGCGGCCTCGGGCCCGTCGGCCTGGTCCTCGCCGGGGGTGTCTCCGTGCAGTTCGGCGGAGCGCTGGCGGTGACCCTGATGCCGCGCACCGGGGCGCTCGGAGTGGTGACCCTGCGGCTGCTGGTGGCCGCGATCGTGCTGATGGTGATCTGCCGGCCGAAGGTGCGCGGGCACTCCCGGGCCGACTGGCTCACGGTCGTCCTCTTCGGGCTGACGATGGCCGCGATGAACGGCCTCTTCTACCAGTCGGTGGCCCGCATCCCGCTGGGCCCCGCCGTCACGCTCGAGGTGCTCGGCCCGCTGGTGCTCTCGGTGGTCGCCTCCCGCCGCGCCCTGAACCTCCTCTGGGCGGGCCTCGCCCTCGGCGGGGTCTTCCTGCTCGGCGGCGGAGGCTTCGGCAGCCTCGACGGGGCGGGCGTCGCCTTCGCCCTGTCGGCCGGCGCGATGTGGGCCGCGTACATCGTCTTCAGCGCCCGCACGGGCCGGCGCTTCCCGCAGGCCGACGGGCTCGCGCTCGCCATGGTGGTCGCGGCGGTGGCGTTCCTGCCGCTGGGGATCGCCGAGTCCGGGACCCGGCTGCTCGACCCGACGACCGCGGCGCTCGGGGCCGCGGTCGCCGTCCTGTCCTCCGTCCTCCCCTACACCCTCGAACTCCTCGCCCTGCGCCGCCTTCCCGCCTCCACCTTCGCCATCCTGATGAGCCTGGAGCCGGCCGTCGCCGCGACCGCCGGCTTCCTCGTCCTGCACCAGGCGCTCTCCGCCACCGAGGCCCTCGCGATCGCCCTCGTCATCGCGGCGAGCATGGGCGCGGTACGGACCCAGGTGGGGCGCGGACGGGCGAAGGACGCCGGGTAG
- a CDS encoding TIGR03084 family metal-binding protein, translating into MSDPSSVIDDLHQESEELDLLVGGLDEEGWRLATPAPGWTVAHQIAHLAWTDRSALLAVTDAEAFAKEVEKAIASPGGFVDEGAEEGAARPAAALLADWRAGRGALEDSLRAAPAGTRFPWYGPPMSVASVATGRLMETWAHGQDVADALGVTRTPTDRLRHVVRIGVRARDFAFGVRGLTPPDGEFRVELESPTGESWTYGPEDAAQRVTGPALDFCLLVTQRAHRADLAVRAQGPDADHWLDIAQAFAGPPGDGRRPGAARPAEPGR; encoded by the coding sequence GTGTCCGACCCGTCCTCCGTGATCGACGATCTCCATCAGGAGAGCGAGGAACTCGACCTGCTGGTAGGCGGGTTGGATGAGGAGGGCTGGCGGCTCGCCACCCCGGCCCCGGGCTGGACCGTCGCCCATCAGATCGCCCACCTGGCCTGGACGGACCGCTCCGCGCTGCTCGCCGTCACGGACGCCGAGGCCTTCGCGAAGGAGGTCGAGAAGGCGATCGCCTCACCCGGCGGATTCGTGGACGAGGGCGCCGAGGAGGGTGCGGCCCGGCCGGCCGCCGCGCTGCTCGCCGACTGGCGCGCGGGGCGCGGGGCCCTGGAGGACTCCCTCCGCGCGGCCCCCGCCGGAACCCGCTTCCCCTGGTACGGGCCGCCCATGTCGGTCGCCTCCGTGGCCACCGGCCGGCTGATGGAGACCTGGGCCCACGGTCAGGACGTGGCGGACGCGCTGGGAGTGACCCGCACCCCCACGGACCGCCTCCGGCACGTGGTGCGGATCGGCGTCCGGGCACGGGACTTCGCCTTCGGGGTGCGCGGACTCACCCCGCCGGACGGCGAGTTCCGCGTCGAACTGGAGAGTCCCACCGGGGAGTCGTGGACGTACGGACCCGAGGACGCTGCCCAGCGGGTCACCGGCCCCGCCCTCGACTTCTGTCTCCTGGTCACCCAGCGCGCGCACCGCGCCGACCTCGCCGTACGCGCGCAGGGCCCCGACGCCGACCACTGGCTCGACATCGCCCAGGCCTTCGCGGGGCCACCGGGAGACGGACGGCGGCCCGGGGCGGCGCGGCCCGCGGAGCCGGGCCGGTGA
- a CDS encoding acyclic terpene utilization AtuA family protein, whose product MSGSLPSPGPLRIGNASGFYGDRFDAMREMLTGGPLDVLTGDYLAELTMLILGRDRLKNPAGGYARTFLRQLEECLGLAHERGVRVVANAGGLNPAGLADAVRELAGRLGIPVRVAHVEGDDLTRGHPGTLAAHAYLGGAGIAACLREGADIVVTGRVTDAALVTGPAVAHFGWAPDAYDRLAGAVVAGHVLECGTQATGGNYAFFGDRPARLLRRPGFPLAELHEDGTSVITKHDGTGGVVDIGTVTAQLLYETSGARYAGPDVTARLDSVTLTREGPDRVRITGVRGEAPPPTLKVGLNRLGGFRNEVVFVLTGLDIEAKADLVRDQMETALDAAKSRPAEVRWELARTDRPDAPTEETASALLRLVVRDPDQDTVGRTLGGAAVELALASYPGFHVLAPPGKGSPYGVFEDSRVPQDAVEQVAVLPDGRRIPVAAPRDTLVLEPAPRPALPEPPPAGPTRRAPLGLVAGARSGDKGGDANVGVWARTDDAWRWLAHELTAERFRSLIPESRHLDVTRHPLPNLRALNFVVAGILGEGVAAQHRFDPQAKGLGEWLRSRHLDIPEALL is encoded by the coding sequence GTGAGCGGCTCCCTCCCCTCCCCGGGTCCCCTGCGCATAGGCAACGCCTCCGGTTTCTACGGCGACCGCTTCGACGCGATGCGCGAGATGCTCACCGGCGGCCCCCTGGACGTCCTCACCGGTGACTACCTCGCCGAACTGACGATGCTCATCCTCGGCCGGGACCGTCTGAAGAACCCGGCGGGCGGCTACGCGCGCACCTTCCTGCGGCAACTGGAGGAGTGCCTCGGCCTCGCGCACGAGCGGGGCGTCCGGGTCGTGGCGAACGCCGGCGGCCTCAACCCCGCCGGACTCGCCGACGCCGTAAGGGAACTGGCCGGGCGACTGGGCATCCCCGTACGCGTCGCCCACGTCGAGGGCGACGACCTCACCCGCGGCCACCCCGGCACGCTCGCCGCGCACGCCTACCTCGGCGGCGCCGGGATCGCCGCCTGTCTGCGCGAGGGCGCGGACATCGTCGTGACCGGCCGGGTCACGGACGCCGCACTGGTCACCGGTCCTGCCGTCGCCCACTTCGGGTGGGCCCCGGACGCGTACGACCGTCTCGCGGGCGCCGTCGTCGCCGGGCACGTCCTGGAGTGCGGCACGCAGGCGACCGGCGGCAACTACGCGTTCTTCGGCGACCGTCCCGCGCGGCTGCTGCGCCGTCCCGGCTTCCCGCTCGCCGAACTCCACGAGGACGGCACGAGCGTCATCACCAAGCACGACGGCACGGGCGGCGTCGTGGACATCGGTACGGTCACCGCGCAGCTCCTGTACGAGACGTCCGGCGCCCGGTACGCGGGCCCCGACGTCACCGCCCGCCTCGACTCGGTGACGCTCACCCGGGAGGGCCCCGACCGGGTCCGGATCACGGGCGTCCGGGGCGAGGCGCCCCCGCCCACCCTCAAGGTCGGCCTCAACCGCCTCGGCGGCTTCCGCAACGAGGTCGTCTTCGTCCTGACCGGGCTCGACATCGAGGCGAAGGCCGACCTCGTACGGGACCAGATGGAGACCGCGCTCGACGCCGCCAAGTCCCGTCCGGCCGAGGTCCGCTGGGAGCTGGCCCGGACCGACCGGCCGGACGCCCCCACCGAGGAGACCGCGAGCGCCCTGCTCCGTCTCGTCGTACGGGACCCCGACCAGGACACGGTCGGCCGGACGCTCGGCGGGGCGGCCGTCGAACTGGCCCTGGCGAGCTATCCGGGCTTCCACGTCCTGGCGCCGCCGGGAAAGGGCTCGCCGTACGGGGTGTTCGAGGACTCCCGCGTCCCCCAGGACGCCGTGGAGCAGGTGGCGGTCCTCCCGGACGGCCGCCGGATCCCGGTGGCCGCGCCCCGCGACACCCTCGTCCTGGAACCGGCGCCGCGGCCCGCCCTGCCCGAGCCGCCGCCCGCCGGGCCGACGCGGCGCGCCCCCCTCGGCCTGGTGGCGGGCGCCCGCAGCGGGGACAAGGGCGGCGACGCCAACGTCGGCGTCTGGGCCCGCACGGACGACGCCTGGCGCTGGCTCGCCCACGAGCTGACGGCCGAACGGTTCCGGAGCCTGATCCCGGAGAGCCGGCATCTCGACGTCACCCGCCATCCGCTGCCCAACCTCCGCGCCCTCAACTTCGTCGTCGCGGGAATCCTCGGCGAGGGGGTCGCCGCCCAGCACCGCTTCGACCCCCAGGCCAAGGGCCTCGGCGAATGGCTCCGCTCCCGCCACCTGGACATACCGGAGGCACTCCTGTGA